CAGACACTCCACATGCCAGATTAGCAGCATTGTGGATGAGGAGCCTGGGGGCTTGGCCTGGTTTCTGCAGATACTAATGTAAGAAGCTACCACCATTAAGTTAACCTCTCACTGGCCTTGCAGCTGATGGTGACTCTCTCTCCTGGAGATTCGGACAAGGAGCCTGGAAACTGGGTCACCACAGTGGTTCCTTGGGAATCtaggaaaacaaaattagaagacAGAAATATGTGAATGTCTAAGTTAAAGGATAGGAACAGGACAATATTTTGCAGACCCCTGGAATTGCAAACGTTTTGCAAGTATTTATACTTGCTGTGAACATAAAGCAAAAAGCCATCTTTCCCACAGACCTCAGAATGTTTGTTATCTGGGGCCTGGTCATGTTCAGTGAGCCCCTTTCTGCTTCTGTTGGGCCTAAGCGTATTCACTCACTGGATCGGGAGGCATCAGGTTTTTAATCCCTGAAAACCCATGATCTTCTAAACCCTTCCCTGCTCAGCCATGCCTTACCCTGAGCCCAGAGCATCATGAACCAGAGGAGCTGCCATGGGGAGACCATCCTGGCCTTTAGGGACCTGCAGAGAGAGCACTCAGAGGCCTGAGggggcagaaggaagaaagaagcttTGATATCCTGAGCAGGATTTACTACAGTCCCTTGGGTCTCCATATGCAAGAGCCCCAGGTCTAGTAGGAACCTCACCTCAGGGACCCTGTAAGCCACAGTGAGTCATACTGGCTGAGACTGGCTCTAGGGCAGGAATCTCTCTTTTCTGTCCTCAAATGTGTGACCTCAAGATCAAAGGCAAGATTATGTTTAATGACTGATATAGGAATGGTTGCAGCTGGTGGTGGATAAATGGAGGAAGGCTTCTCTGTGTCCCAGGACTACGTTCAGCACAACCACAAGAGAGCCCCAAGCCCTGGCAAGGTGGCAGAGATGGCAGGAGCTCACAGCCTGTAGGATTTGGAGGAGCCTCATCTGACTCTGCTCATGGACCTGCCCCACTACCTCCCTTTGCTGGAGGTGGTGTGATTTCAAGGAGGCAGTGAGGAAGGTCTGGCTCATGGCCAGATCCTAGCCTGGGCCCCTGGGAAAAGCCTAGTACAGCATCATTCTGATGGGAATGGGTTTTGTCAGTCACTAGATGACATCACTGTAGCTGTTCTGAGCATTGTGTAGCAAAAGGTTGGGTCTGCCCTTTCCACATTTTCCCATTTCAGACATGCACTAAAGGTAAGGACACACAATATGATCCACCCCACATCTTGGCTATGACTCTTTCTAGAAATGTAAATCTGGGGAAATCTGTGTTGTGTGAGACTATGCAGGTGAGGgtcactggctaagaaacagagatggGGGACTGGATAGAATCCTTCACTTCTGGCTAATCACTTCTGTCCTGGGGGATTGTAAGGACCCCAGTTTGATTcacctgcctccagtctctctgctCTCCAATCAACAGCAAATGAATGCATGAAGAAGCGCTTATGTTtcacctgcttttaaaaaaatactttccaattacatgtaaaaacaatttttagtatcctcttttaaaaattttgtgtttcaaattctctcttttctaccCGGTCAGTGAGAAGGCAAACAACTGGACAGacattatacatgtgtaataatgcaaaacatacattaaccatgttgtgaaaaaaaacagacaaaaaagaaaaataaagtaaaacacgATGTTTTAATCAGACACCGACAGctgaaaaacaaattattaaGCTGGGTACACAACAAAATACTAATGCTgaggatggaaaaggaaaagcagaaacagTCCATGCTCCAAAGGCACTCATGATCTAATAGAGGATGGAAAATGAGAGTCATAATAAGTATTATTACTATAGAGCTTGAATTTCTGACTGCCTTTTTTTTGCAAAGCACATGAAAATTTTAGCTCTTTTTCGCCTTATAACTGCACCAGGAGATAGCTGCTATTAGCTAATAGCACTGATATGTTGTATTACacctttttatggatgaggaaactgagacagtcaAACTTGAAGTGATATggtcagggtctcacagctagttattgtctgaggcaggatttgaactaagacattcctgaatccaggcctggtcTCTAACCACTGTTGCACTtaggatatataaatataggtatTAATATATAGATCCCTCCTGATATGTTTTGGCAAAATAAGCTCCCAATGCCAAACATCCACCCATGCCACTTGGCATGTTCTTTACAGCTACAGCTCAGTTCTGGGGACTTGTCTTtagcagtcagaggttaagtagTTGTTAAGGAACATGGCCAGCATGGGTCAAAATTAGTCTATGATCCTGGATCTCTTGATTCTCTGTCCATTTTTCCAGGCCAAAATTGATCAGTTCTCTGAAAACCCAGAACAATTTCTAGGGAAAAGGCAGAGGTGGTGATGTTCTGTACAATCAGTCAAAACATGACCTGGAGCTGACTGAAGCTCAGATCATGGtgttcttattgcaaaattcagaacCTAAGTGAAGGAATTGGGAAAACCATTAAACCCTACAGATATAACCTGAATGACATTACTTATGGATAGGGGACAGATCAGGTAGATAGAATGCCTGAAGAGCCATACAGAGAAGTTCttaatattgtacaggaggcaacAACTAAATAtaatccaaagaaaaagaagagcaagaaggcaAAATGGCTGTGTGATGAGGCcctacaaatagctgaggaaagaaggaaagggagaagatatAGCCAAATGAATTTAGAATTCCAGATAATAGCACAaaagataagttttttttttaaatgagcaatgcaaagaaatagaagtaaaaaaattaaagagagagacaagagatctTTTTAAGAAAATTTGAGCTCTCAAGGGAATATTTcctgcaaaaatgggcatgaggACTTCTGGAGCCAAGAGGGTAAGGTGGgctcttccaaattccctttcAAACAACCTCACAATAATAGCTCAGAACCAATTTTGGAGCAGTGAAGCAGATTACCAGCCTAGGACAGCTTGGAGGGTCAGCAAGAAAGGTATCTTACTATAGTGCAAGGAAAATGCAGTTAAGTGGGCAAGCCAGAGGCAGGCTTCACCCTAGGGGACCATGGAATATTTCAGGATAGTCATGAGGGACCTTGGGATTTCAGAGAAAAATCCAATCCATTTTTAGGGCTTCACACACTATATGAAATATGTGATATCTAGTGAGGTATGTGCTACAGGGAGAGGCCATCCCTCATTAATTAGATCCATAAGTTTTATCTCCAGGAAGATTATCCTAATGTACACATTGGAATACATAATGTACACAGATTTATGAGCTCCAggtgaaggccttcccacaattACTGCTTTTATTAGGCTTCCTTCCAGTGGGAATAGTGATATCTTGTGACCTGCCTCTTCCAGGAAAATGCAAGTCCTCTTTGAGCACATTCATAAGGAAGACATGATCTCCGTCTGCAGACCTTCTCAACTGAGTCCACATAGGGCTTGTCCATAAGGCAAAATTTCTGATGTCTAACAAGTTCTACAGTCCATCTGAATGTCTTTCCATATTCATTCCAGGAATATGATCTCTACCACATGTGAATTCTCATGGGAAATAAGGAATGACTTTAGCCTGAACACATTTCATACTGATTATTTTAATATGTCCTCTAGAATGAATTCACTgatgtgagagaaatgattatttctctcagaTTAATAACCAATTACTGAATTAGGATTAAGCATTTGccatctttccccttcctcattcagaaatcagcccctgCAGGTGATTCAGTCAACCTTTGAAAGGCAGGAATATTAATGATATGAAACCTCAGACAAGACTTAGCCAACTGGGAAAGTTTAGATCTGATCAAAAGGTAAAGACATTTTACTCTAGGTGAATTCAGGCCCATTGTGTTTTAGTCAGACAGATCTGGAGAGAGATCAGTCTCTCTGTGCAAGATGGAGTCATGAACCATATCCCCCAGTCACTCAGTAGAATATGTCCACCGCTCATTATGATACTCATTCTCATTAGGTTTTAACCAATTAGAATCATTTCACGTCTATTGGTTACACCCAGTTATCTAAGCACATAAGTGTTGATAGGCCTCCATGATTCCTCTTTGGTTGACATGAGATAGCTAAACAACCATTCTTCTCTTAATTATTCAATAGCAATAATTAATTAaatccagaaattatgtctcttggtCTTTGCTTGCATCACATTTGTATGGTAAAGTGAGAGTCTACATAAAAGTTTTTATCACTTTAGGTTGGTCTCCAGTGTGCATTCTCTTATGTGCAGTAAGAGTGACGCTgtgtgtaaaagcctttccacactgatcacattcataaggtttctctccagtgtggattctcttatGTGCAGTAAGAGTGAAGCTGtgtgtgaaagtctttccacattcatcacattcataaggtttctctccagtgtggattctctgatgtgcagtaagTTTGGAGTTgattctgaaagcctttccacactgattacaggcataaggtttctccccagtgtggatccTCTGATGTGCAGTAAGTTGGGAACTgattctgaaagcctttccacactgattacaggcataaggtttctccccagtgtggattctctgatgtgcagtaagTTTGAACTTgattctgaaagcctttccacaatgattgcattcataaggtttctccccagtgtggacgCTCTGATGGCGAGCAAGATTGGAGCTCTTTGTgtaagcctttccacactgattacattcataaggtttctccccagtgtggattctctgatgtgctaCAAGTTTGGAGTTgattctgaaagcctttccacaataattacattcataaggtttctccccagtgtggattctctgatgtgcagcgaGTCTGGAGCTCTGTGTAAAAGACTTTCCACGTTGATAACCTACATacggtttctctccagtgtggactctctgatgtacagcaagacTATTCCTTAAattgaaagtctttccacattgattacattcataaggtttctctccagtgtggattctcttgtGTACAGTAAGATTAGAGTTttttgtgaaagcctttccacaataattacattcataaggtttctccccagtgtgaatTATCTGATGTGCAGCAAGTTTGGAGCGCagtgtaaaagcctttccacattgattacattcataaggtttctctccagcgtgcattctctgatgtgcagtaaAACTATTCCTTAAatagaaagcctttccacactgattacattcataaggtttctccccagtgtggattctcttatGTACAGTAAGGTTAGAGTTTTTaatgaaagcttttccacattgattacattcataaggtttctccccagtgtggattttcAGGTGTGCAGCACAACTGGATCTctctgtgaaagcctttccacactgattacattcaaaaggtttctctccagtgtggattctctgatgtgcagcaagactgGAGCGcagtgtgaaagcctttccacattgattacattcataaggtttttctccagcaTGGATTCTCTTATGTGCACTAAGATTGGAGTTATTTgagaaagcctttccacattgattacattcatatggtttctctccagtgtggattctgtAATGTACAGCAAGTGTGGAGCTCTGTGTGAAACCTTtgccacattgattacattcataacgTTTATTcccactgtggattctctgagGTGTAGAAAGTTTGGAGATgattctgaaagcctttccacattgattacttttataaggtttctcaacattgtggattctctgatgttgagtaaggtTGGAGCTCTGAGTAAATGCGTTTCTGTATTTATCACAtccataaggtttctccccagtgtggaagCTCCGATGTACAGCAAGACTAGAGCTGCAACTCCAAGCCTTTCCActctgattacattcataaggtttcttgtCACTGTGAACACTTTGATGCATAATTAAGGATGAGCATTCACTAAAAGGTTCAGCACATTCGTGACACTCtgatttctctccagtatgaattttttgATGGCAAATCAGGGATGGATGTTGAGTCATGTCTTTCCAACACTGATGACAATTACATGatttctttcctgtgtggattctGTGAAATACAGCACAGATTTTTCTCCCAGTGAAGTTATTGGGACCATCACACATGAAGCTTTCTTTGTGAGTTTCTTTCACAGAAATCCTTAGCTTTCCAGTAGTGTCTCTCATTTCAGGGCTAATCTCTCCTTCTACAAGAAACAAAAAGTAAGAAATATATACAGAGACACCTGTACACACTTATATAATTATAAgcatttccctccattgtaagaAAGTAAACTAACTGATCTATACCCTACTTCCCCAGGAGAAAAGTCTGCAATGTGAAATGGACAGAATGAATCATGTGAAAGTGCCATTAGCTCCCATCCGCAAGATAACTTAATGAAGACCTTCACACAATCACATGGGATCCTCAGAAACACCTGTGATACTGGCAGACCCAGCATTCTTCTTACATTCTCAAGTGAGGACCATGAGCTCAGAATGGCTGAGGGACCTGACCAATAACCCTGCAGCTAAAACTAGACCTCCAACCATGCAAATGGGGATGTTCTGTCCATGGAACTACATGGTCTTTCTCTACTGCACTTACTTTTGTTCTGTTTGtctaagaataaaaatatttcatttttacattattgactcgtctctccctctctttgggtcttcctattccctgagacacaaaaaaaatattgaaattacGCCAATTCATAACCCTACAATGGGGGCTTTAAGTTCAAGGGAAAAGAAGAGTCAAACAATGTGGCAAACTTCACTGTtgccttattttaagaaatttccaTGGCAACCTGTATCTTTGAGCAAACACCACCCTGATGAGTCAGCAGCCAAGAATTGGGCCAGATCCTCCACCAGCAAGAATATTAAGACTCAGTGAAGGCTCAGATGATAATGAGATTtactacaaataaaatatttttaaattaaaatatgtactttttaaaaacaaaatagtattGTGCATGTCATAGGCAACAGCTTATTGCAAACACAACTTTTATATGAACTGAAAAACCAAAAGTTCTGGTGACTCACTTGACTGCAATATTCACTCTATTGCAGAGCTCTGAGACTGGACCTGCAATATCTCTGAGCAGTACTTGaaatttttctcattcttgtttTGATTTTGACTCTTTCTTCCATAATTTTATTCTCCTTAAACTATTACTAGCTTCATTCCTTGAGTTCCCTTATATCCCATTGTAGCCCATTGAACTAGATGTCTTTCCATTCCAAACATTCTCCTTTCACTGGATCAGCTAAGACCAAGGTTCCTGATCTGTTGCTTCTTCTCAACCATCTCCATGTTTGTATGCCAGACTgagagctccttgacagcagggagtggcttttcccttcttaaagcttGGTGAGGGGCCTAGAAAACTGGaggtgcttattgactgactgactgggcCCAAGGCTGACACCAGGCCCCAGCTTCTACCTCTGGTCTGTCTTATTTGGCAATGCAAATTCTGGCCTCGgccctgtttctgtctctttcatgCAGCTTATCTCCTATCTGAGTGATCTTTTTCTGGTTCTAACACTGATGGCACCTAACCAGACCCACAGTGAAGAAGCCAGAGACTTCTTTTTAGGTTCCTGAAGTATCCCATACTATGAAACACCTGAGTATTTCTACTTCCCACTTCCCCAAACTCAGAGTGCCTGTCAACTCAATGAATCTGGCCAATGATTCTCCAAGAATGGGCCAAAGATTGAGCCTCAGAGATCAAAGGAGGGAGACAAGGTGATGATTTATGTAAAGCAGAGCCTTGGATTAATTCTAAGTCAGACAACACCCTTTGCTACTCCTTAGATGCTGctgaatggaaagagagaaaagcataaaaccAGGCtgcctgggtccactacaaattgaGGCTCTGTAATTTCAGGGTGGACCTCACTGTGGTAAGGTATCCTTTGACATCTCcctagggtagctaggtggtggggtggagagagcactggataggaagactcaagtttaaatccagcctcacatagcCTTACTAGCTTTGCAACCCTGAGTAACTGACTTAGGCCTCTtcgccttggtttcctcatctataaaataagcctgaaaaggaaatggcaaatcactctagtatctttgccaagaaaagcccaaatgggattatgaagagtcagaaatgactgaaaaccacATAACTGGCTCCCCATCTCATTcaccacagtggcttttccacttctttccattcttccccaaCATTCCCTCACTACTTCCTCCCACAGTCCACCCCTCGCTCATCTTCTCAGCAGAGAAATATGCCTTGTATGTTTTTGTTGAAAAAACTGGATTCTTTTCAAGAGCTATCATATTCTCATTTGCcatatattaagtactttttttccctttttgacacCAGTATCAGATGAAATGGTCCTCTTTCCGCTAGCTAAAGCAACTCCTTTCCATGTGTATATCATCCCATTCGAGGACATCATCTTCCTCAGGATGCTGCCTCTCCAGAATTCCCTTTTTTGCGACTTTCTAGTCTCTCCCACACTAAtgactccttccctactgccaCAAATAAAACCATTTCTCTCTAATCCTCAAAACACAATCACTTGATCCATTCAACCCAAGAGATAGTTTCCAgtatctttcttccatttcttggctaaATAACTGGAGATGCCTAGCGACAACTGGTGTCTGCACCTCCTTTCCTCAAGGTTTCTCTAAAATTCTCAGCAATCTAGCTTCCAATTTCATTGTTCAACTGAAattcctctctccaaaattacaCAAAACCTCAAAGTTGCTAAATCCACTGACATTTCTTCAccctcttccttcttgccttctctgcagcctttaacaATCAATcacactcctccctctccctctctctctctctcttcctgttttAGTGACACTcctctcatttttccccaaaCCAAAGTCACTATCTTTCCCCAACCTTGCCATCTTCCAACTTTCCTAATGTTCTCCCAGGTATTCTCCTAATCCTGCAGGTTCACGCACTCTTGACCCCCATATTCAATCTGCTGCTCAGTCCTCTGATTCCACCCAGGTAACATCTCTCGCATACACTCTTTTCTCTCCCAACACTGCTACTGCCTTGCTTCAGGCCCAAAACACCTCATACCTGAAGTGTTACAAAAACCTGCTACTTGCTCTAGCTGCCTCAAGTGTCCCCCAACTCCAGTCATTCCTCCACCCATTTATCAAAGATCATCTTCCTGAAGTTCTTGCTGACCATGTCACCACGTCCTCAATAACTTCCAGTGCCTCCCTGGGaaaaggatcaaatatgaaatcctctctATGGCTCTTAATCACCTACCCCTCTCCTACTCTGCTAATCTTCTTTCAACTCATATCCCCACCAAACATGCTATAATCCAGTGGTAtgggccttccttctgttctgtgaACAGGACACTCCACCAACTGACCCTGTGGGTTTTCCAAGCCATCTCAATACCTAGAATGCTCACCCTGGCTTCCCCCAAGCTCCAGCTAGAGCCCACCTTCCACAATAAGCCCTTCCAGTCCTCCTTTACTTTAGTGCCTTCACTCTCTCAACAAGCTCCAATTTGTCTCATCCATAACAGGTTTCTACATTGATGTGGGCATGTCATCTGCCACAACAGTCTGAACtccaggagaggaggggaagatcctTGTATCTCCttatatccctggtgcttagcagagGGTCTAGAACATGGCAggaatttgataaatgtttaccaacTTGAAGAAAGTGTAAGAAAGAGCCCATATTGGAAAGCCTAACCCCCCTTTTCGACTTGCAGGAAGTTCCTTGCCCTCACTTTCCAAACAATGACTTTTGTTAGGATCACAGATGTATGACTGGGAGAGAGCTTAATTGCCATGGTGTCCAACTTCATCAGTTTCCAGAAGGGGAAACCCAGACTCAACAGGATTTAGTGTCTGGTCCACAGACCCACTTCTAACAGtgtctgaaaaagaattccaacTCAGGTGTTCTGGACCCAAATACAACACTTGCTTTGCTACAACACTGAGAAGCCTGTTGTACTCACACCTCTCACATACCTGCTTTCACTTCACTCACCTGGACAGCAGTTCCTCAGGCCTTCTTGTTCCAGCATCCATGGTGATTTCCATTCCTcagaaaaaatcaaatattctCTGGGAACTGGAAGCCCTGAGCATGGAGAACCAGTGATAAGCATGGAGAAACACTTGGAATTTAGTTCTCTTTAGGGGAAACAGTGTATATACAAAGCTACTCCATTTTGAGAATCATTCCACCATATTAACACATATCTGACTTATTACCCACTTAATGGTTGTAATTCAAGTAACCAAAGTAGGATGTGCCAGATCAGCCTTGAGCTCCAGCAAATTAGGCCTTCATAAATCAGCTCTGGCTATGTCTACTTCTCAACTCCTATCTCCCTGGAACCTATAAAAACCTTGCTACTCCTCATTCAGGGAGTCACTGCCCCTTGAGGAACTCAATAAATCTTAGTTAGTCAAAATCTGATTCTTGGCCAATCTGTTCTTCCTGCCACTGCAAAGGGCATGAAAGCAAGGAGCACAGGATGCTTCCCAGAAGTCCTTAAGTATGGTTTCCACTGCATTTATTTTGGGGAGCTTTGGGGAGATGTGGGGGAGAAAGTCATGGAGCCAATGTGGAATGAGAAAATTTGATCTTGGTGCTCCTTCTTCATAGGAGGATGGACTCATTGAACAATTTCCATTATCTAGAAGTTAAAGGCAGctggtagtgcagtggaaagagccctgggcctgaagtcaggaatgcCAGGGtctaaatctagcctcaggcagtttactagctgtgtgcctttggaaaagtcacttaacctctgtttgcttcagttttctcaaaggtcaaaaggggataataatatcacctagtAACATATtattgtaaagaaagcacttagcacaacagCTGGTGAACAGCAGGCAAAGAGAAAgccttattcctttcctttcccaccaTCTGTGCTGGAATGTGGAGGCAAAGGAAAGGGAGATTAAGGACAAATGTGTCAAGCTAGGTACAACTAGGAGTTGTGGGCTACAAATTGGATGCTTCTCAAAAAGAAGGATATCCTAAATACTTGGCCCTGCCCAAAAAGGAACTGATTGCAAAGAAAAGCCAGTCAAGCAGTTTTTAGAGATTTGGCAGACAAAATTCATGTCTAGGAAGAGCCTGGACTAAATAATCCAAGTGAGTAGTTCTACATCTGAGATGCTTCAACACTGATCTGATCTTTGACCTCATGCTACCTAGAACTGGTAAGAGACTCAGGAGCTTCAGGAGCAACGAGGAAACCTTCATGTTTTCTTCACACAATGTATTGACCTTTCATAGGAAAACCAGGCAGCAGGATGACCCTGTCTCTTGGACACGGAAGACCAGCACTTTTCCCTTTCTAGTAACTGATAAATGCTCCAAAGTTAGCACACAGAGGGATGAAGATTTTCCCTTTCGTAGCAGACTCAGAATGGCCAGGGGAAATGTCCTTACCCAAGGAGAGCAGGTTACAGCTATTCTCCAGCATGACCTCCTTGTACAACTCCTTCTGAGGATGGTCTAAGAGGCCCCACTCCTCTGGGGTGAAGTCTACAGCCACATCCTGGTATGTCACCAACTCCTAAACCAGCAAGAGTCACAAGATTTAGTCCTGAAAAAGACTCCAAAATTCATGCAGTCTAACCCTTATCACatgaaaggaggaaagtgaagcacaGAAAGGGGATTTACCTAAAAGTCATATACTGGTAGAGTATCAGAATGAACACTTCAAACCATCATCACTAATAGCTCAATGAAATATTGGGAAAAGTATTTGATATGATCAGTTGGAATAAAGTGGTGAAATGTCTTACTATAGAACGAGTCTCTCTATTGCATCTGGGACAAAGTGGGTATTTGATCTGTGAGGGAGAAGGATCTccgaaggagaaagagagaagatgatGTGAAACTTCTTCCTTATCAGAACTGATAAAAGCAATACCATATAAATAAAATTCTGTGAATTTTGTGAGAAACTGCCAAGTACAGTATATTCTGGGGGGCAGGGAGGTACATGATGTTTGATTATAGAATACAgaggaaagcaaaagaaaatatctAGTTAATTTCCCAAGACCCTCAAAGTCCTTCTGgataaaacatgaaaatgattcATCAGACACACAAATTACAATCTGGACTGAACTGAGGGAGATGAGACTTTCTGTCCAAGTGAAAGAGAGTTATCTGTTGCTACACTGAGGGCTTGAGGCTACCTGAATATTCTATGTCATAGCGAAAACATCTTATGCCTTCACTTTCTGATTGCTTTCTTTTGTTAATAACATATTTCCTTAGTGTAATATTTAGTTACATAGTtggtcatttttattgttttttgtgctcaaagtggaccaaaatgacatcactctgtCGGGGTTAAAGTACAATGTGTCTGACCACAGATGATCAGACTAATTGAGGCCtgaaggctctgccacaggttgggAACAAACactccatgtgaacatttggggtggagatagCTCTGAATTTGCACACCTCACCACTGTTTTGAGCTACAGTACTTCTGCTTTGCTACCAAGAACAGTACATTCTTTGATGTGGGCAACCTAcgctgggtggtcctttgccagggTCTCCCATGCCTGACAagtgatctgagttcaaatccagcctcagacactagtcatatgaccctatttggtaagtcattgaacctctgttggcctcagtttactgaactttgaaataaaaaaaagagaacacgTACCCTATAGGGCTGTTGTAAGATGGTCAAAAGTGGATTAGGGGGAGAAAGTAAgtcactccattgtctttgcctttGAGCCTGATACTTCTTTGACAAGAACTGAGCATTTCCTTTAGTGCTGGCCTTTCTACCATtggaaaagaaaactcccagaacTTTGAATAATTCCCCAAACTCAGCCCTTTCCCTATATCCAATCAAGGAAAGTACtaggcccttaacaaatgctAATTAACTAACAGCTAAAGAAGGTACTCTTTTCTTGGGCCTTTGACCATGTGCATGTGACCCAGAATCCAACTTAACCTGTTTTCTTGAGTTACCATATATTCCAGAAACACAGGACCAGAGTACGCAGGAAGCCAGGAATACCCCTGGCCCCTGATCACAGTATTTGCTCCTTTCACCCCTCACTGTCTCCTCAGTGTGGCCTTCAGAGTAAAACCAACTACAAGACAGGGGCCAGTCAGTGTGCACCAGACAGATGCACCAGACAGAGCTGTGTGTGCAGCTCACACCCTGGAGGATAAGCAGAGCATCCTGTCTTCCAGGTCTGGCAGGGAGATCTTGGTCAAACAGgcaaagggggagagggaagcagtTCTATGGATATGTGGGGAAGGGGTGTTAGGCATGGATAAAGGAGCAAAGACAAGTGAAGTGGTCTTCCTTGTGACAGAGATCATGaaagaaagcttaaaaaaagaGGGCAACAATTGGGGTTGGGGGTAGG
This region of Trichosurus vulpecula isolate mTriVul1 chromosome 3, mTriVul1.pri, whole genome shotgun sequence genomic DNA includes:
- the LOC118844449 gene encoding zinc finger protein 420-like — its product is MEPEGMASGSCGPLPQELVTYQDVAVDFTPEEWGLLDHPQKELYKEVMLENSCNLLSLGLPVPREYLIFSEEWKSPWMLEQEGLRNCCPEGEISPEMRDTTGKLRISVKETHKESFMCDGPNNFTGRKICAVFHRIHTGKKSCNCHQCWKDMTQHPSLICHQKIHTGEKSECHECAEPFSECSSLIMHQSVHSDKKPYECNQSGKAWSCSSSLAVHRSFHTGEKPYGCDKYRNAFTQSSNLTQHQRIHNVEKPYKSNQCGKAFRIISKLSTPQRIHSGNKRYECNQCGKGFTQSSTLAVHYRIHTGEKPYECNQCGKAFSNNSNLSAHKRIHAGEKPYECNQCGKAFTLRSSLAAHQRIHTGEKPFECNQCGKAFTERSSCAAHLKIHTGEKPYECNQCGKAFIKNSNLTVHKRIHTGEKPYECNQCGKAFYLRNSFTAHQRMHAGEKPYECNQCGKAFTLRSKLAAHQIIHTGEKPYECNYCGKAFTKNSNLTVHKRIHTGEKPYECNQCGKTFNLRNSLAVHQRVHTGEKPYVGYQRGKSFTQSSRLAAHQRIHTGEKPYECNYCGKAFRINSKLVAHQRIHTGEKPYECNQCGKAYTKSSNLARHQSVHTGEKPYECNHCGKAFRIKFKLTAHQRIHTGEKPYACNQCGKAFRISSQLTAHQRIHTGEKPYACNQCGKAFRINSKLTAHQRIHTGEKPYECDECGKTFTHSFTLTAHKRIHTGEKPYECDQCGKAFTHSVTLTAHKRMHTGDQPKVIKTFM